Part of the Candidatus Omnitrophota bacterium genome is shown below.
AAGACCGGGTATGATATAGAACTGACGCGTGCGGTTGCCGAAGCCGTGCCTGTGCCGGTGATTGCCTCAGGTGGTGCCGGGACTCTGGAGCATTTGTACGAAGCCCTGGCTGTGGGCAAGGCCGATGCGGCATTGGCAGCGTCGATCTTTCATTATGGTGAGTTTACGGTGAGTGAGGCCAAGGATTACCTGGCCGGGCGCGGCGTTCTTGTAAGAAGGTAGAGGCAGTTCCGTTACACGTCTGCCCTTGCCCGTCATCACGAGAAGCGTAACAGAGCCCGTCATCACGAGGAGCAAAGCGACGTGGTGATCTTTGTTCCGAAAAGATTGCTTCTCCGCCATGAATCGTGGCGGATCGCAATGACGAATGAGGTTCGGCTCGCAATGACGAATCAGGAAAGAGTAAACCAATGACCGGCATCCCCCAATTGAAGTTCGACGACAAAGGATTGATTCCCGCCATTGTTCAGGACGCCGAAAACGGCGAGGTTCTGATGGTGGCCTACATGAACGAAGAGTCTTTCAAAAAGACTCTGGAAACCGGCAAGTGCACTTACTGGAGCCGCTCCCGCCAAAAACTCTGGCTCAAGGGCGAGACTTCGGGTCATCTCCAGACCGTGAAGGAAATCCTTTACGACTGCGACGCGGATGCCTTGTTGTTCAAAGTGCACCAAGAGGGCGTGGCCTGTCACACAGGCGAGCGGTCCTGCTTTTACCGCGGCATTGCTCTTGAAAAGGCCGACTCTTCTAAATGAAACCGACTCCGGTCTGTCCGACGCTGCACGATTTCCGCAAGCTCGCCCGCAAGGGAAACCTCATCCCCGTCTATTTGGAAACCTCTGCGGATCTGGAGACCCCTCTTTCGGCTTACCTCAAATGGAAACGCGGGTCTTACAGTTACCTTCTGGAATCTGTCGAGGGCGGCGAACAATTGGGCCGTTACTCCATTGTGGGGAGTGATCCCTCCGCCATTCTGGAGAGTCATGGGCCCTGGATACGGCAGTGGGAGTTGCCTCGCACCGCAACTGCCCCGCTCAAGCTTGTGAATGAGTGGCCCACCAAGAAAGACCCCTTGTACGAAATTCAGCAATTCCTGGGCAAGCACGCGTATGTACCCATGCCGGATA
Proteins encoded:
- the hisI gene encoding phosphoribosyl-AMP cyclohydrolase, with the translated sequence MTGIPQLKFDDKGLIPAIVQDAENGEVLMVAYMNEESFKKTLETGKCTYWSRSRQKLWLKGETSGHLQTVKEILYDCDADALLFKVHQEGVACHTGERSCFYRGIALEKADSSK